The Limisphaera ngatamarikiensis genome contains the following window.
CTACGCTTGCCGTTCGGGTGACTGCTTGTGGCCGTAAGATGGCAAGTGCAGGGCCGACCGTGCGATGTCGGTGATGCCGGGACTCCTGCCCACCGACAGGTGCCACCCTGTTTGCGTCGACTGAATGCGATGCATCCCGGTCCACGGTGTGGCATCGGCCGGCGGGCGGCCATCGGGCGGTGTATGCGGGAAGGGTGGTAGGAGCTCCCTGTCCTCGAAGCCGACTTGTCGGGAGCGACCGCCAGTGAAGCGCTCAGGCCGACCTGGACGCTCAGGCAATGGCCGCAATTGATGCGGTCGAAGGTTCCACGTGCCACCTGGTTTACCGCCCCAGGGCGGCCTGGGGATCGCGGTATTTGTAAAAAGTGGCGACGACACTGAAGGCAATGGCCACGACGAAGGTCAGGCCGGCGTAAAAGAGGAACATTTGGGGGGTGACCGCCACCTCATGATTGGAGCCGCCGTGGCCGAGGACCGCGCCCGCGAGGGCCGTCACCACCATGACGAACAGGTTTCCCACGGCCACCGTCAGGGTCCAGAAACCCATGATGATGCTCTTCATCGATGGGGCCGCCTCACGAAACGCGAATTCCAGCCCCGTGGTGGAGAACAAGACCTCGCCGATGGTCAGTACCGTGTACGGCAGCAGTTGCCACCATATGCTGAGCACCTGGCCGTCGTCGATTCGTTGCTGGATCCAGGCGACAATGAGGAAGGACACGGCTGCCAGAAACATCCCGCACGACATGCGGCGCAGTGGTGTGGCCAGGCGACCGAGCAACGGGTAGATCCCCAGGCTCATGACCGGTACCAGGATCATGACCAGAATCGGGTTGGCCGAGAGCATTTCCTCCGGGCCGATGCGATACGCCTTGGCAATGGCATCCGGGAAGCTTTCTTCGAGCAGGAGCCGGTTCAATCGCGGGACGCGTTGAGGATCGTCCGCGTAACGCAGTGCCAGGAGGACTTCGGCGCTGAGCCGGTTGGTGTCGAAGATGTCGGGGTTGTACAAAGACCCGCCCAGTATCAAAGGGTTCAATGCGTCAGCGAGTTGGTCCCTGACGTCCCGGGTGGAGCGGGCGTCCGTCTGCTCCAGGGATTCGCGCTCTTCTTGCGGAAGCCTCTGCCAGATCCATTGCCCGACCTGGTTGGTGGGGTTCCGGAGGTGATCCAGCAGCCGTTGGGGATCGGTGATGCTGGCGGGCGTGAGTTCTGCGCTGCCGATGTAGGCCGGGCGCATCTGTTCACCCTGCAGGACCCAGGTGGAGAAGGTTTGATCGAACAGCGCCCAGAACACGGGCGCCAGCGCAAAGACCTTCAGAATGGGGCCCACCGAGGCGGCGGCGTCCACCTCCTCGGGTTTGAAGCGGTTCAGCGCCGGAGCCCAGAAACTCTCGCCCGGGCGACGCTCGTGACGATGGCGCCACGCATGGAAGAAGACCCGGAAAAAGCCGGCGGCCTTCGTCTCGCGTGCCGGCGGGACCATGACGTAATACCTGGTGCCCAGCCAGAACACGAAGGTGGCAACGGCCATGGCAATGCCCGGGATCCCGAAGGCCCAGCTGTAGCTCCATTCCTTGCGGACATAGGGAATTGTGAGGAAGGCGGCGGTGGAACCGAGGTTGATGGACCAGTAAAACGCGGCGTAGGCACGCGGGAGCAGGTGCCGTTGTTCCGGCTTGAACTGGTCGCCCATGAACGCCGAAACACAGGGTTTGATCCCGCCGGACCCGAAGGCGATCAATGCCAACCCGGCGTACAGGCAGAGGGTTTTGGCGTCGATGCTGTCGAAGGCGTCGCTCAACGCCAGCGTGGCGTGACCGAGACAATAAAACAGGGAGATCCAGAGGATGGTCTTGTACCGGCCCCACCACCGGTCCGAGACGTAGGCTCCCAGGACCGGCATGAAGTAGTTGACGAAGCTGAAGATGTGGATGATCTGGGTGGCCTTGTCCTTGGACATCAACAGCACGTTGGTGATGTAGAGGGCGAGGATGCCCTTCATGCCATAGTAGCT
Protein-coding sequences here:
- a CDS encoding MFS transporter — its product is MIRLNRGAVVEQEKNLNPEANRFPRQALFILGNEAAERYSYYGMKGILALYITNVLLMSKDKATQIIHIFSFVNYFMPVLGAYVSDRWWGRYKTILWISLFYCLGHATLALSDAFDSIDAKTLCLYAGLALIAFGSGGIKPCVSAFMGDQFKPEQRHLLPRAYAAFYWSINLGSTAAFLTIPYVRKEWSYSWAFGIPGIAMAVATFVFWLGTRYYVMVPPARETKAAGFFRVFFHAWRHRHERRPGESFWAPALNRFKPEEVDAAASVGPILKVFALAPVFWALFDQTFSTWVLQGEQMRPAYIGSAELTPASITDPQRLLDHLRNPTNQVGQWIWQRLPQEERESLEQTDARSTRDVRDQLADALNPLILGGSLYNPDIFDTNRLSAEVLLALRYADDPQRVPRLNRLLLEESFPDAIAKAYRIGPEEMLSANPILVMILVPVMSLGIYPLLGRLATPLRRMSCGMFLAAVSFLIVAWIQQRIDDGQVLSIWWQLLPYTVLTIGEVLFSTTGLEFAFREAAPSMKSIIMGFWTLTVAVGNLFVMVVTALAGAVLGHGGSNHEVAVTPQMFLFYAGLTFVVAIAFSVVATFYKYRDPQAALGR